The DNA segment GGGCCCGCCCTGCCGCCGGATGTCCCGCCGATCGAGTTCCTCGTCGCGGCCGTAGAGCCAGTCGAGCGCCGCGTCCCGCCCCGCCGACTCACCGCCGAGCGAGCCGAGCGAACCGTCGGCCGGTTCGCCGAGGATCAGCCGCCACCGTTCGAGCCCTGGATCCGTCACCGCTGTTCCCCCGGGAAGAAGAGCGCCATCCGCTGCTCGACCGCCTCGTCGAGCGCCATCCCCGCCGCCACGACCTCCGGCGGCACGGTGGTCCGGAGCAGGTCACGTCCGGAGCCGCCGAGACCGCGCATCTCCAGCAACCGCTCGGCGAGCGTGGCCCGCTCACGCGGCGGGAAGAACTCGAACGCCTGCCGCAGCGCCGGCAACGCCACCAGGAACTCGTGGGATCCGATGCCGCGCACCAGCTCGTCGAGCACGCCGAGGATGCCGCCGGCCGCGAGCACCGTCTCCCGCGCCACCGCGAACAGCCCGGCCAGCCAGTCGCCGGCCGCGCCGCCTGCGAACGCGCCGCGCACTGCGAAAGCGGGGTCGGCGTCGTCGCCGGACAGCACCCGGGCCAGGCCGTAGAAGGCGCCGCGCAGGTCCGGCGGCGCGGCCCGCTCGGCTGCGACCCGCTCGGCGACGGCGACCGCGAGCGCCCGGTCCACCCCGGTGCCGGACGCGTGCCGGACGGCGTCCCGCACCGCCACCACCGCCCGGATCCGCGGGAGGTCGGCGGGCAGGCCCGCGCCGTGCCAGCCCTCGGCCAGCCAGAGGATCCGCCGGCACGCGCCGGCGATCACCGCGCCGAGCAGCTCGCTGCCGGACGTGCCGAGCAGCCGGTCGTGCCGCCACAGGGCGAGGGTCACGGCGAGGACCCGGCCCAGCTCGCCGAGGTCGTTGCCGGCTGCGACACCGCGTTCGAGCCGGGCCGGCAGGTCGCCGGTGAAGGAGGTGACCCCGCAGAGCGCGGCGTCGAAGAGGGCGTCGGCGAGCCGTCCGAGGTCGTTGCCGGCCTCGTCGACCCGCTGACCGATCTTCGCGGTGGCGGCGGCCTCGAGGGTGGGGCCATATCCTCCCGCCTCGATCAGCGCGACCAGGCGGTCCTCATCGGTGCGGATCGTCCACTTCTCGGCGAGGACCGGGTCGATGCCGGTCGCCGGGCCGGACACCCGCTGGAATCCGGGCACGTCCAGCACCCGCAGCCGGTGCAGCACCCGGCTGCGGTCCCGGGCCGCGGTGTCGAGCAGGTCGAGATCACGGTCGCCGGGCCGGTCGAGGTCGTGCCGTTCCAGCTCGGCGGTGGCCGCGTGGACGAGCGGTGGCAGCGGGGTGTCCGGATGCAGCCGGCCGACCCGGTCGCCGCTGAGGACCGCCGTCATCTCGACGACCGCCGGATGCTGCCCGGCCGTGATGGCGCCCCGCACCGACCAGGGCAGAGGGACGTCCAGAGCTTCGTTGATCAGCGCGGCGGCCAGGCCGTCGAGCACGTCGACCCGGGCCGGCTGGTCGTGCCCGCGCAGCCGGGAGAGCGCCTCGGCGCTGGTCCTGGCGGCGATCAGGTCGGCCGTGGAGACCGGCTGCCCGCGCTCCCGCAGCCGACCGGCGACGGCGGTCACCAGGTAGCGCGCTGCCGCGGCCGGTCCGTCCTCCCAGAGCCGCTGGTAGTACGCCGGGGACGGCATCCCCGACTGGTATCCGGCGAACGCGTCGAGCCGCCGGAACGAGTAGGGAACGAGGTAGCTGCCGCCGGTGGCGGTGTCCGGCGGCCGGGGAACGGCGGGCCAATCGTCCGCGTCCGCCGGTGAGGAGGACAGGCGCAGCACCGCGGGCCGGTGGAAACCTCCGACCACCGCCACCACCGGGCGATCACCGGCCTCCCGCACGGCGGCCCGGACCCACCCGGCCATGTACGCCTCCCGAGCCGTGTCCGACGGTCCCGCCGAAGCCTCGCCACGGATCAGGTCGAAATATGCTGCGAGCCGCTCGGCCAGCCCGTCCCCCGGATCCATCTCCACGAGGTGATCCCAGAGCGCGTCGGTGTTGTCCACGCCGAACGTCACGCAGAGCCGCTCGACGGCTTCGGCGTACCGCTGTTCGGCGTCCGCGTACCGGTTGCTGCGGTCGGCGAACGCCTCGTGCCAGGCCGGCAGGTCGATGAACCGCAGCTCGGAACCGGCCTCCCGGCCGGCGGTGAGCGCCACCCACTCCGGCGAGTACGCGCAGAACGGCGCCCACGACCCGTGCCGCCTCTGATCGTCCGCGTAGCTGGTGAAGACCGCCACCGGCAGCTCGTGGCCGAGCAGCAGCTCACCGATCCGGTCGTTCATGTCGGCCGGGCCCTCGATCAGCACGAACGCCGGTCTCAGCGCGGCGATCGTGTCGCCGACGAGGCGGGCGCAGGCCGGGCTGTGGTGCCGGACCCCGAGGACGGTGAGGTTCATCCGCCCGGCAACTCCCGGCGTGCCTCCCGCAGCTCACGCCACTGCGGACCGGTCCGCCACGCGGTGTGCTGTTCGAGGTAGCGCCGCAGTTTGGCGAGGTCGTCCGCGTTGTCCTTGGCGGCGGTGCCGGCGAGGCAGGAGACCAGGTCGCTGACCGAGCCCGGAGCGCCGTCGAGGAACCACCCGCGCAGCCCGACCGCGTGCGCCACCGACACCGCCTCGGCGGTGCTCATCACCGAGGAGAGCCGTTCCATCTCGTCGCCGCGGGCGGTGCGTCCCGTTCGCAGTTCGCGGAACGTGGTGACCAGGACCTCCAGGACGTCCCGCCGTGGCGGCGCGGTCACCCCGGATCGGCGCAGCAGCTCGGCCGCCTCGGACTCGACCAGGTCGAGCTCGGTGTCGAAATCGCCGATCGGGAAGACCGTCTCGAAGTTGAACCGCCGCTTCAGCGCCGAGCTCATGTCGTTGACGCCGCGGTCCCGGGTGTTCGCCGTGGCGATGATGTTGAAGCCGTCCCGGGCGAAGACCATGCCGGCGTCGCCGGGCAGCTCGGGGACCGCCATGACCCGGTCGGAGAGCGGGGAGAGCAGGCAGTCCTGCACCTCCAGCGGACACCGGGTGATCTCCTCGAACCGCACGGTCCGGCCCTGTGCCATGCCGCGCAGCAGTGGCGCCGGCACCAGCGACCGCTCGGTCGGCCCCTCGGCGACGAGCAGTGCGTAGTTCCACGAGTACTTGATCTGGTCCTCGGTGGTGGCCGCCCCGCCCTGGATGGTCAGGGTCGAGTCGCCGCTCACCGCCGCCGCGAGCAGCTCGGACAGCAGCGACTTGGCCGTGCCGGGCTCGCCGACCAGGAGCAGGCCGCGGCTGGTGGCGAGGCTGACCAGGGCCCTGTCGATCAGCGACGGGTCGCCGACGAACTTGCGGGCCACGCCGAGCTTCGCGTCGCCGACGATGAACGCCCGGGCCGCCCGCAGGCTCAGCGCCCACCCCGGCGGCTTCGGCGCGTCGTCGGCGGCCCGCAGCCGGGCCAGCTCGTCGGCGAACCGCACCTCGGCCGGCGGCCGCTGGGCGCGCCCGGCCGACGGGTCGTCCACCCCGGAGAAGACGGTCTGGGTCACGAGAGCACCTCTTTCAGATCGCGCAGCGCCTCGGCGGCGACGATCGGGTCGAGCTCGCGGAGGCGGCTGCTCGCGCGGCGCTGGTAGGTCCGGTGGCCGTGGCGATCATCCACGTAGACCTCGACGATCCTCTGCTCGGGGAGCACGTCGAGGGCGCCGACGGCGATGCCTGGGTCGATGTCGACGACCAGGGTGAGACCGCCGGGCACGTCCCTCTCGAACCATCCCTGTACGCCGGCGTCCTGCGGCGCACCGCGCTGCCAGCCCCGGCGCTCCAGCCCCAGCAGCGTGGTGGTCGGCACCCGGACACCGAGGAAGCCCTGACCGAGACGCTCCTCCACCTGCTCCGGCGTGAGCGCCTCGACCTCCCGGCCGAGCTGCGGGAACGGCTGCAGGATCTCGTAGTCGGCGAAGACCCCGGCCCACGCCGCGAGCGAGTCGCCGAGCCGCAGCGGATGTGCCACGCCGATCTGATCGTCGTCGCCGAGCACCACCGTCTCGTCGTCCACATCGGCGAACGTGCCGTCCTCGGCGAGCCGCACCCCGGCGGACTCGGCGTAGCGGAACCAGACCAGCCGGCGCACCAGGTGACGCATCAGCGGATGCCCGGCGAAGAACTGCTGGAAGTCGGCCCCGGTCCAGCGCCGCTGATCCACCATCGCCCGTTCGAGACGGCGCACCTGGTCGGCGGCGATGGCCCGGACGTCCTTCTTCAGAGCGGAGAATTTCCGGTACGCCTCCGGAGCGAGCACCGCATCGTCCTGGGCTCCCGGTTTCGGCAGGGCCTTGAGCCGCTTGCCCGCCGCGTCGGCCACGAACGGCTTGAGCTGCTCGTCGAAGCCGACCGTGAACCGCCGCCGGCCGTAGTCCAGGACGAGACTGCCGCCGGCGTCCAGCCCGAGGTCCGGCACGAGCCGGTCGGCCAGCTCGTCGGCGCTGAGCCCGAGCGCTGCCGCCAGCTCGGTGATCTTCTCCTGGGCGCGCTCCTTGAGGCCCTTGAACTTCACCTTCTGCGAGATGCCGTAGAGGTACGTCAAGGCGACGCTCGTCCCGATCTCGGCCAGCACGTCGAGGCCGGCGACCGCGCGGGCATGGCCGCCCTCGCCGGGCCAGGCACGGATGACCGGGGCGAGCCGGCGGACCGTCTCGTCGTCGCCGAGCAGGCCGAGCGCGTCGAGCGCCCAGTTCTGCTTCGCCGGGTGGCCGGCCTCGCGCCACTCGGTGAACAGCTGCCAGGCCAACTCGGCCAGGTCGG comes from the Actinoplanes sp. OR16 genome and includes:
- a CDS encoding DUF5682 family protein, coding for MNLTVLGVRHHSPACARLVGDTIAALRPAFVLIEGPADMNDRIGELLLGHELPVAVFTSYADDQRRHGSWAPFCAYSPEWVALTAGREAGSELRFIDLPAWHEAFADRSNRYADAEQRYAEAVERLCVTFGVDNTDALWDHLVEMDPGDGLAERLAAYFDLIRGEASAGPSDTAREAYMAGWVRAAVREAGDRPVVAVVGGFHRPAVLRLSSSPADADDWPAVPRPPDTATGGSYLVPYSFRRLDAFAGYQSGMPSPAYYQRLWEDGPAAAARYLVTAVAGRLRERGQPVSTADLIAARTSAEALSRLRGHDQPARVDVLDGLAAALINEALDVPLPWSVRGAITAGQHPAVVEMTAVLSGDRVGRLHPDTPLPPLVHAATAELERHDLDRPGDRDLDLLDTAARDRSRVLHRLRVLDVPGFQRVSGPATGIDPVLAEKWTIRTDEDRLVALIEAGGYGPTLEAAATAKIGQRVDEAGNDLGRLADALFDAALCGVTSFTGDLPARLERGVAAGNDLGELGRVLAVTLALWRHDRLLGTSGSELLGAVIAGACRRILWLAEGWHGAGLPADLPRIRAVVAVRDAVRHASGTGVDRALAVAVAERVAAERAAPPDLRGAFYGLARVLSGDDADPAFAVRGAFAGGAAGDWLAGLFAVARETVLAAGGILGVLDELVRGIGSHEFLVALPALRQAFEFFPPRERATLAERLLEMRGLGGSGRDLLRTTVPPEVVAAGMALDEAVEQRMALFFPGEQR
- a CDS encoding AAA family ATPase gives rise to the protein MTQTVFSGVDDPSAGRAQRPPAEVRFADELARLRAADDAPKPPGWALSLRAARAFIVGDAKLGVARKFVGDPSLIDRALVSLATSRGLLLVGEPGTAKSLLSELLAAAVSGDSTLTIQGGAATTEDQIKYSWNYALLVAEGPTERSLVPAPLLRGMAQGRTVRFEEITRCPLEVQDCLLSPLSDRVMAVPELPGDAGMVFARDGFNIIATANTRDRGVNDMSSALKRRFNFETVFPIGDFDTELDLVESEAAELLRRSGVTAPPRRDVLEVLVTTFRELRTGRTARGDEMERLSSVMSTAEAVSVAHAVGLRGWFLDGAPGSVSDLVSCLAGTAAKDNADDLAKLRRYLEQHTAWRTGPQWRELREARRELPGG